Proteins from one Impatiens glandulifera chromosome 2, dImpGla2.1, whole genome shotgun sequence genomic window:
- the LOC124924842 gene encoding zinc finger protein CONSTANS-LIKE 10: MDYICDYCREQKSAVYCRSDAASLCLSCDRSVHSANALSQRHFRTLVCERCNSQPASVRRIEERLSLCQDCDWEGHDDNRTRNRQPVNCYSGCPSSDEFSRIWPFLQDIAFDSTSSVCEKELGSMTINQKEHDATTSSSSGSRTTSIADQQQLGKTKSTPSKLPALCGIGEEFDDDFNMDDVNLTINNFEELFNLDNPHNIFHEGTDCWFDFDYRTAYPAEVSSIPFFLLHQGSSIGACSNAASADSILSSKTEPNLCFVKQAHSGISFSGFSIESNGGTGDHLDCEASPRQPSTTRTSAVLRYKEKKKARKFEKRVRYVSRKERADVRKRVKGRFVKAGDVYDYDPLGPTKSY, from the exons ATGGATTACATTTGCGATTACTGTAGGGAGCAAAAATCAGCAGTATATTGTCGATCTGATGCTGCTAGCTTGTGTTTATCATGTGACCGTTCTGTTCATTCTGCAAACGCTCTTTCTCAGCGTCATTTCAGGACGCTTGTCTGCGAGAGATGTAACTCGCAGCCTGCATCCGTTAGACGTATAGAAGAAAGATTATCGCTATGTCAAGATTGCGATTGGGAAGGACATGATGACAATCGCACTCGCAATCGACAACCGGTGAATTGCTACTCCGGTTGTCCTTCCTCGGATGAATTCAGTAGGATCTGGCCTTTTCTTCAAGATATCGCGTTTGATAGTACTAGTTCTGTTTGTGAGAAGGAACTCGGTTCAATGACCATCAACCAAAAGGAGCATGATGCtactacttcttcttcttccggtTCAAGAACAACATCAATTGCAGACCAACAACAGCTGGGAAAGACTAAATCAACTCCGTCCAAGTTACCTGCTTTATGCGGAATTGGAGAAGAATTCGACGACGATTTTAATATGGATGATGTCAACTTAACTATAAACAACTTTGAGGAACTTTTCAACCTCGACAATCCTCACAATATTTTCCATGAAGGAACTGATTGCTGGTTCGATTTCGATTACAGAACTGCATATCCAGCCGAGGTTA GTTCAATTCCTTTTTTCCTTCTTCATCAGGGCTCATCAATCGGAGCTTGCAGTAATGCAGCATCAGCAGATTCTATACTGAGCTCTAAAACAGAACCGAATCTCTGCTTCGTCAAGCAAGCTCATTCTGGAATTTCGTTTTCTGGTTTCTCAATAGAAAGTAATGGCGGTACTGGAGATCATCTTGACTGTGAAGCTTCTCCTAGGCAGCCTTCTACCACCAGAACCAGCGCAGTTTTACGatacaaagaaaagaaaaaagctCGCAA ATTCGAGAAGAGAGTGAGATATGTCTCGCGCAAAGAAAGGGCCGATGTAAGGAAGCGTGTGAAGGGACGGTTTGTGAAGGCTGGCGATGTTTATGATTACGATCCTTTGGGACCGACAAAAAGCTATTAA
- the LOC124926470 gene encoding RRP15-like protein has translation MVEEEVVVGQEIDGGGENQRKRRMGQKKGGKTKKKLKVIPVGPENKVKIDRKMKKLIRKRVRDYNSDDDVEEKEIDVNLQEDVEDDDEENSSDEEDVEAKTGKEDDASDDEDGEVQPGITKLTEGCNAFRLAFKKIMKKSVSDNLLGPVLSAHKKLLAEKLAEDDVELKAKGALKKEKHLVGERGHVKPANFLDAHDKFLIGVATKGVVKLFNAVNKAQHAQKGLDPSRSKDAKVIRKRRKEAFFSELGKKSSQTKTQSEGEGPAWAPLRDNYMLTNSKLKNWNKMPDPNVTEDIGRMGSDEGSSDED, from the exons ATGGTTGAAGAGGAGGTAGTAGTAGGACAGGAAATAGATGGGGGTGGTGAAAaccaaagaaagagaagaatggGACAAAAGAAAGGTGGAAAGACAAAGAAGAAACTTAAAGTGATTCCTGTTGGACCGGAAAACAAAGTGAAAATTGATAGGAAGATGAAGAAGCTAATTCGTAAGAGGGTTAGGGATTACAACtctgatgatgatgttgaggagaagGAAATTGATGTGAATCTTCAggaagatgttgaagatgatgatgaagagaatTCATCAGATGAAGAAGATGTGGAGGCTAAGACTGGAAAAGAAGATGATGcatctgatgatgaagatgggGAAGTTCAACCAGGCATTACTAAACTCACTGAGGGTTGTAATGCATTCAGATTGGCCTTCAAGAAGATCATGAAGAAGAGTGTTTCTGACAATTTACTG GGTCCTGTTTTATCAGCACACAAGAAGCTCTTGGCTGAGAAGCTTGCTGAAGATGATGTTGAGCTAAAGGCCAAAGGAGCTCTAAAGAAAGAGAAACATCTG GTAGGTGAGAGGGGTCATGTGAAGCCTGCTAATTTCTTAGATGCCCATGATAAGTTTCTCATTGGAGTTGCCACAAAAGGAG TGGTCAAGTTATTCAATGCT GTCAACAAAGCTCAACATGCTCAGAAAGGTCTGGATCCATCAAGGTCTAAAGATGCTAAAG TAATAAGAAAAAGGAGGAAAGAAGCATTCTTTTCAGAGCTGGGAAAGAAATCATCTCAAACAAAG ACTCAATCGGAAGGGGAAGGACCTGCATGGGCTCCATTGCGAGATAACTACATGTTGACAAATTCAAAGCTAAAGAACTGGAACAAGATGCCG GATCCAAATGTTACTGAAGATATTGGAAGAATGGGATCGGATGAAGGTTCATCCGATGAAGATTAG
- the LOC124925947 gene encoding heterogeneous nuclear ribonucleoprotein A3-like has protein sequence MGSKRSDNPNFGDGASPGKIFIGGLAKDATLDQFTGYFGKYGEITDSVIMKDRNTQRPRGFGFITYADPAVVDVVIAETHVINGKQVEIKRTIPKGAAEPKDIKTKKIFVGGLPPSVTEDELMDFFSKHGKVVEHEIIKDHVSQRSRGFGFVVFDSEEVVDSVLSGGNMIDMFGTQVEIKKAEPKKPSNPSGPAYGSFPKNRGHDDSFGAYGSSYGGFNNGGFGPAPYRSYGGGLGGRYGDYGGYDGAGGNFGGRYGDFGGNDYMGYRGEQSLAYAGRFGSYGGFGGGYGGSGSGIGSYGRGGGGGGGGVGGYGGYGSGSGAGFESGPGSGSGSGYGGPGGGGGGMYGGRAGYSGGSRYHPYSR, from the exons ATGGGTTCCAAGAGGTCCGACAATCCCAACTTCGGCGATGGCGCCAGTCCAGG GAAGATTTTCATTGGGGGTCTAGCTAAGGACGCTACCTTGG ATCAATTCACAGGCTACTTTGGGAAGTATGGAGAGATAACCGATTCAGTGATAATGAAAGATCGAAACACTCAACGACCCAGGGGGTTTGGGTTCATTACCTATGCCGATCCAGCTGTTGTGGACGTTGTTATTGCTGAAACTCATGTTATTAATGGAAAGCAG GTTGAGATTAAAAGGACAATCCCTAAAGGTGCTGCTGAACCTAAAGATATTAAAACCAAGAAGATTTTTGTTGGAGGCCTTCCTCCTTCAGTCACTGAAG ATGAGTTGAtggatttcttctcaaaacATGGTAAAGTGGTGGAACACGAAATTATAAAGGATCACGTCTCTCAACGTTCCCGAGGGTTCGGATTTGTTGTATTTGACAGCGAAGAAGTTGTTGATAGTGTTCTGTCTGGTGGTAATATGATTGATATGTTTGGGACACAG GTTGAGATCAAGAAAGCTGAACCAAAGAAACCTTCGAACCCATCTGGTCCTGCATATGGTAGTTTCCCTAAGAATCGTGGACATGATGATAGTTTTGGAGCATATGGAAGCTCTTATGGTGGTTTCAATAATGGTGGTTTTGGCCCTGCACCTTATAGGTCATATGGAGGAGGACTAGGAGGTAGGTACGGTGATTATGGAGGGTATGATGGTGCTGGTGGCAACTTTGGTGGGCGTTATGGTGATTTTGGTGGAAATGATTATATGGGTTATCGAGGGGAGCAATCCCTTGCATATGCTGGTCGATTTGGTTCCTACGGAGGTTTTGGTGGAGGATATGGAGGGAGTGGGAGTGGGATAGGTAGTTATGGCCgtggaggtggtggtggtggaggggGAGTTGGAGGTTATGGGGGTTATGGTTCAGGATCTGGTGCTGGCTTTGAATCTGGCCCTGGTTCTGGTTCTGGTTCAGGTTATGGTGGACCTgggggtggtggtggtggtatGTATGGAGGTAGGGCAGGCTATAGTGGAGGTAGTCGTTACCATCCTTATTCAAGATAG
- the LOC124926851 gene encoding uncharacterized protein LOC124926851, translated as MSGVGRPSVFMFHRWMHTSSSYYSPSVTLKKKIAQLEKIRKRKNPKKDQLFVQVPDSLKWLDTATWPLIISTVGIAAFAKILMMYDDSKSQETIERKIKNAPEGQGTVRMLSREEWEDIKDLPPRTPFESKFARTNARIRTEEHLRLDDLKDWTVDVLTDALSRAEESVKNKSKSV; from the exons ATGTCTGGAGTTGGCAGACCTTCTGTATTCATGTTTCATAGATGGATGCACACCTCCTCCTCCTATTATAGTCCTAGTGTAACCTTGAAAAAGAAGATTGCTCAGCTAGAGAAGATCAGGAAAAGGAAAAACCCTAAAAAGGATCAACTATTTGTACAAGTTCCAGATTCCTTAAAATGGCTTGACACTGCAACATGGCCATTGATCATTTCTACTGTTGGAATTGCAGCCTTTGCAAAAATTTTGATGATG TATGATGATTCCAAATCCCAAGAGACGATTGAACGCAAAATAAAGAACGCACCTGAAGGTCAAGGCACAGTTAGGATGTTGAGTCGCGAAGAGTGGGAAGACATAAAAGATTTACCGCCCAGGACTCCATTTGAGTCAAAGTTTGCTCGCACAAATGCAAGAATAAGAACAGAGGAACACTTACGCTTG GATGATTTGAAGGATTGGACCGTTGATGTACTGACAGATGCGCTCTCGCGGGCTGAAGAGAGtgtaaaaaataaatccaaGTCAGTTTAG
- the LOC124923795 gene encoding long chain acyl-CoA synthetase 8-like, whose protein sequence is MEETMMGWRTYLPYINGHESCGILVGIVVAVSVPIILSLILAVKRKTKQRGVQVNVGGEEGIAMRSAKWPKLIEVPWEGATTMAALFEQSCKKHSRNHFLGTRKLVSRDYVVASDGRKFEKLHLGEYKWETYGEVFDRASKFASGLIKLGHDKDRRVAIFADTQAEWFIAFQGCFRQNITVVTIYSSLGEEALIHSLNETQVSTLICDRKQLKKLDAISSSLKTISNVVYFEDDETECASNNQAWSINSFTEVEKLGAESPVHPRLPVKEDVAVIMYTSGSTGLPKGVMITHGNIVATAAAVMTLIPNLGENYVYLAYLPLAHVFELAAESVILAAGCSIGYGSPLTLTDTSNKIKKGTKGDASALKPTIMTAVPSILDRVREGVTKTVEAKGGFAKKCFRIAYSRRLAAVDGKWYGARGLERYMWDVIVFKKIRSVLGGEIRFMLCGGAPLSAETQRFINICMGAPIGQGYGLTETCAGGAFTEWDDNSVGRVGPPLPCCYSKLVSWKEGGYLATDKPMPRGEIVIGGCCVTAGYFNNDAKTNEVFKVDEKGMRWFYTGDIGQFHNDGCLEIIDRKKDIVKLQHGEYVSLGKVEAALMSSEYIDNIMVHADPLHSNCVALVVPSHPTLEKWAKEASIDYKEFAELCDKVEAVNAVMQSISKVGKGAKLDKFEIPSKIKLIPEPWTPESGLLTAALKLKRESLKAKYKDDLNNLYR, encoded by the exons ATGGAGGAAACGATGATGGGCTGGAGGACTTACTTGCCATACATCAATGGCCATGAATCATGTGGCATACTGGTTGGGATAGTTGTTGCTGTGTCAGTGCCTATCATCCTGTCACTCATATTAGCAGTGAAGAGAAAGACAAAACAAAGAGGAGTGCAAGTCAATGTTGGAGGTGAGGAAGGCATAGCAATGCGTAGTGCCAAGTGGCCCAAATTGATTGAAGTTCCTTGGGAAGGAGCAACTACTATGGCAGCTTTGTTTGAGCAGTCATGCAAGAAGCATTCTCGAAATCACTTTCTTGGGACAAGGAAACTCGTAAGTAGGGATTATGTCGTTGCTAGTGATGGAAGGAAGTTTGAAAAGCTACATCTTGGAGAGTATAAATGGGAGACTTATGGTGAGGTGTTTGATCGTGCATCTAAGTTTGCTTCTGGGCTAATCAAACTAGGTCATGATAAGGATAGGCGTGTTGCAATTTTTGCTGACACTCAAGCAGAATGGTTTATAGCCTTTCAG gGTTGCTTTCGACAAAACATTACTGTTGTCACTATCTATTCATCCCTTGGTGAGGAGGCCCTGATCCACTCACTCAATGAG acaCAAGTTTCGACCCTGATATGTGATCGCAAGCAGTTGAAGAAGTTGGATGCTATAAGTTCGAGCTTGAAAACTATAAGCAATGTTGTTTACTTTGAAGATGATGAAACAGAATGTGCCTCCAACAACCAGGCTTGGAGTATTAATTCATTCACTGAAGTTGAGAAGCTTGGGGCAGAAAGTCCTGTTCATCCTAGACTACCTGTCAAGGAAGATGTTGCGGTTATCATGTATACCAGTGGCAGTACAGGTCTACCAAAG GGAGTCATGATAACTCATGGAAACATTGTAGCTACTGCAGCTGCAGTTATGACATTGATTCCAAACTTGGGAGAAAATTATGTTTACTTGGCGTATTTGCCTCTGGCTCACGTTTTCGAGTTGGCAGCAGAG TCTGTGATCTTGGCTGCTGGCTGCTCAATTGGTTATGGTTCACCATTGACTTTGACAGACACTTCTAATAAAATCAAGAAAGGGACCAAGGGAGATGCATCTGCCTTGAAGCCTACCATCATGACAGCAGTTCCATCCATTCTGGATCGTGTTAGAGAAGGAGTTACAAAGACG GTTGAGGCGAAAGGTGGTTTTGCAAAGAAATGTTTTCGGATTGCGTATAGTAGACGACTAGCAGCTGTAGACGGAAAATGGTATGGAGCCCGTGGACTAGAGAGATATATGTGGGATGTCATTGTTTTCAAAAAGATACGAAGCGTTCTTGGAGGAGAGATCAGATTCATGCTATGTGGCGGAGCACCTTTATCTGCTGAGACACAGAGATTTATTAACATCTGCATGGG AGCACCTATTGGCCAAGGCTACGGCTTGACAGAGACTTGTGCTGGAGGCGCTTTTACAGAGTGGGATGACAACTCTGTTGGACGTGTTGGACCACCACTTCCTTGTTGCTATAGCAAG CTTGTTTCTTGGAAAGAAGGTGGGTACCTAGCAACTGACAAACCAATGCCACGAGGCGAAATTGTAATTGGTGGTTGCTGTGTAACTGCTGGTTACTTCAACAATGATGCTAAAACAAATGAGGTTTTCAAG GTGGACGAGAAGGGAATGCGTTGGTTCTATACTGGTGACATTGGACAATTTCACAATGATGGTTGTCTTGAAATCATAGACAGAAAGAAGGATATTGTAAAACTCCAGCATGGGGAGTATGTATCTCTTGGCAAG GTTGAGGCAGCATTAATGTCAAGCGAGTACATAGACAATATAATGGTGCATGCTGACCCACTTCACAGCAATTGCGTGGCTTTGGTAGTCCCTTCTCACCCAACACTTGAGAAATGGGCCAAGGAAGCGTCCATTGATTACAAAGAGTTTGCTGAATTGTGTGACAAAGTTGAAGCTGTCAATGCGGTCATGCAATCTATTTCCAAG GTAGGTAAAGGTGCGAAACTAGACAAGTTTGAAATACCTTCAAAGATAAAGCTAATACCTGAACCATGGACACCTGAATCTGGGTTACTTACTGCTGCTCTCAAGTTGAAGAGGGAATCCCTCAAGGCCAAATACAAAGACGACCTTAACAATCTCTATCGGTAA